The Lactuca sativa cultivar Salinas chromosome 2, Lsat_Salinas_v11, whole genome shotgun sequence genome includes a window with the following:
- the LOC111909698 gene encoding ETHYLENE INSENSITIVE 3-like 1 protein produces the protein MGIFEEMGFYGNLDFLAAPPCEGDRPPEVEQEAPMEDDYSDEEMDVDELERRMWRDRMLLRRLKDQNKGKEVDNAKQRQSQEQARRKKMSRAQDGILKYMLKMMEVCKAQGFVYGIIPENGKPVSGASDNLRAWWKEKVRFDRNGPAAIAKYQADHSVSGKNEDSCAVVSTPHTLQELQDTTLGSLLSALMQHCDPPQRRFPLEKGVAPPWWPTGDEEWWSQLGLPKEQGTPPYKKPHDLKKAWKVGVLTAVIKHMSPDIAKIRKLVRQSKCLQDKMTAKESATWLAIINQEEALSRKLYPDSCPPISSAAGSGSYLVSDTSDYDVDGVEDEQTIEVEDCKPVYTLGQVGLMGSMVPQLAQVKGELIDIASPETFIQKRKQPSDERQPPPPAVMEPKIYTCEHSQCPYSDIRVGFQDRFSRNNHQMSCPYRPTPNPNHNPSRGGTLNFQINNLQKEPVFAMPSFAQPKITTAPAVNQENQFVSSQLGLPGDGQRVISDLMSFYDTNLQQPNRNLNSGNLDVVGVGDHQKQKFPIQIDDDFFVHSVESNNQSTFLPTTGFHFENKTPYNPAFDANSNLDFRFVSQSPFSLGGVDFSGDPTPAPDMSMWYL, from the coding sequence ATGGGGATCTTTGAAGAAATGGGTTTCTATGGAAATCTTGATTTCCTTGCAGCTCCGCCGTGTGAAGGGGATAGGCCGCCGGAAGTTGAGCAAGAGGCACCAATGGAGGACGATTACAGTGATGAAGAAATGGATGTTGATGAACTGGAAAGGAGAATGTGGAGAGATCGAATGCTTTTGAGGCGACTTAAAGATCAAAACAAAGGTAAAGAAGTCGATAACGCCAAACAACGTCAATCTCAAGAACAAGCAAGACGAAAGAAAATGTCTCGTGCACAAGATGGGATCTTGAAATACATGCTTAAAATGATGGAAGTTTGTAAGGCTCAAGGGTTTGTCTACGGAATCATCCCGGAGAATGGAAAACCGGTGAGTGGAGCCTCCGACAACCTCCGTGCCTGGTGGAAGGAAAAAGTCCGGTTTGACAGAAATGGCCCGGCGGCGATCGCCAAATACCAAGCCGACCATTCAGTTTCCGGGAAGAACGAGGACAGTTGCGCCGTCGTCTCCACTCCTCACACTCTACAAGAGCTTCAGGACACCACACTTGGGTCCCTTTTATCTGCTCTAATGCAGCACTGCGATCCTCCGCAGAGGAGGTTTCCATTGGAGAAAGGGGTTGCGCCGCCGTGGTGGCCCACCGGAGACGAAGAATGGTGGTCTCAGCTAGGTCTCCCGAAAGAACAGGGGACCCCAccctacaagaaacctcacgatCTGAAAAAAGCTTGGAAAGTCGGTGTTTTGACGGCGGTGATTAAGCATATGTCGCCGGACATAGCTAAAATTCGCAAGCTTGTTAGGCAATCGAAATGTTTACAAGATAAGATGACAGCGAAAGAGAGCGCCACGTGGCTTGCGATTATCAACCAAGAGGAAGCGCTTTCCCGGAAGCTATATCCCGATAGCTGTCCGCCGATATCTTCCGCCGCCGGAAGTGGGTCGTATCTCGTCAGCGACACCAGCGATTACGACGTCGATGGTGTGGAAGATGAACAGACAATCGAAGTAGAAGACTGCAAGCCCGTTTACACTTTGGGCCAAGTTGGGCTCATGGGCTCTATGGTCCCACAACTAGCCCAAGTCAAGGGTGAGCTCATCGACATAGCGTCTCCGGAGACTTTTATACAGAAACGGAAGCAACCATCTGATGAGCGGCAGCCGCCGCCTCCGGCGGTGATGGAACCCAAGATCTACACATGTGAGCATTCTCAGTGTCCTTACAGTGACATTCGGGTCGGGTTTCAGGACAGATTTTCAAGAAACAATCACCAGATGAGTTGTCCCTATCGCCCAACCCCTAATCCTAATCACAACCCTTCTCGCGGCGGAACCCTAAACTTCCAAATTAACAACCTCCAGAAAGAACCGGTTTTCGCTATGCCGTCGTTTGCTCAGCCCAAGATCACCACCGCTCCCGCCGTGAACCAGGAGAATCAATTTGTTAGTTCGCAACTTGGACTTCCGGGAGATGGTCAACGGGTGATTTCTGATCTCATGTCGTTTTATGATACCAATCTTCAACAACCCAACAGAAATCTCAACTCCGGGAATCTTGACGTCGTCGGCGTCGGCGACCACCAGAAGCAAAAATTTCCGATCCAGATCGACGATGATTTTTTTGTACACAGCGTTGAATCCAACAATCAATCGACGTTCTTACCAACAACAGGGTTCCATTTCGAGAACAAAACACCATACAATCCTGCTTTTGATGCAAACAGTAACCTGGATTTCAGATTTGTTTCGCAGTCGCCTTTCAGTCTAGGAGGAGTTGACTTTTCCGGCGACCCAACTCCGGCGCCGGATATGTCCATGTGGTATCTGTGA